One Trueperaceae bacterium DNA segment encodes these proteins:
- a CDS encoding long-chain fatty acid--CoA ligase, with translation MQDGTVSARSVPALLRARATDTGVALRVKRLGLWEKISWADYAARVNALAREMIHLGLRPGERVAVLCENRPEWLIADIAIQTAGAATVGVYTTSSPEQLAYHVNHSDAVGLVLEDAEQLEKWLAVRDRCEHVEWVIVVEPEDVDGILAWDEVLAAGAARYASDPAPVDERLAAIDPHDTALFIYTSGTTGNPKGAMLSHANLLWAIDSLHGAAPVKRDDELLSFLPLSHIVERLISVAAPLRFGYTVSFTENLDTVLTNLQEIRPTVFFAVPRIWEKLHSLVELNMKDANVIKRVAYGAAVGAAKGGNPVLAGLAQLAVLRLLRYRLGLDRVRVAISGAAPIAPEVLAYFRAIGVDVREGFGLTESTGLICIHRSGGRLGTVGFPFPGVEVKLADDGEILSRSPGNFLGYHKDPAATAEALEGGWLHTGDVGELDPDGQLRITDRKKDILITAGGKNIAPQKIENQLKSSPYINDAVVIGDRRKYLTALLVLDEDNVTHWAMERQLAYSTYTDLAANPEVRELIEAEVERVNATLARVETVKKFAILPKRLYHEDGEVTATLKVKRSSIANKYRYLIEEMYA, from the coding sequence ATGCAGGACGGAACGGTCAGCGCGCGCAGCGTGCCGGCGCTGCTGCGAGCGAGAGCAACGGACACCGGCGTGGCACTCAGGGTCAAGCGCCTCGGCCTCTGGGAGAAGATCTCGTGGGCCGACTACGCGGCCCGTGTGAACGCCCTGGCGCGGGAGATGATCCATCTCGGCCTCCGGCCCGGGGAGCGCGTGGCCGTCCTGTGCGAGAACCGGCCGGAGTGGTTGATCGCCGACATCGCCATCCAGACGGCCGGGGCCGCCACGGTCGGCGTGTACACCACGAGCAGCCCGGAGCAACTCGCCTACCACGTGAACCACTCGGACGCGGTGGGCCTGGTGCTCGAGGACGCCGAGCAGCTCGAGAAGTGGCTGGCCGTGCGGGACCGCTGCGAGCACGTCGAGTGGGTGATCGTGGTGGAACCGGAGGACGTGGACGGCATCCTCGCGTGGGACGAGGTGCTCGCCGCCGGCGCGGCGCGCTACGCTTCCGACCCGGCGCCCGTCGACGAGAGGCTCGCGGCCATCGACCCGCACGACACGGCGCTGTTCATCTACACCTCCGGCACCACCGGCAACCCGAAGGGCGCCATGCTGTCGCACGCGAACCTGCTGTGGGCGATCGACTCGCTTCACGGCGCGGCGCCGGTCAAGCGCGACGACGAGCTCCTGTCGTTCCTACCCCTCTCGCACATCGTCGAGCGTCTCATCAGCGTGGCGGCGCCGCTGCGGTTCGGGTACACGGTGTCGTTCACGGAGAACCTCGACACCGTGCTCACCAACCTCCAGGAGATCCGCCCCACCGTCTTCTTCGCCGTGCCGCGGATCTGGGAGAAGCTCCACTCGCTCGTCGAACTCAACATGAAGGACGCCAACGTCATCAAGCGGGTGGCGTACGGCGCGGCCGTCGGCGCGGCCAAGGGGGGCAACCCAGTGTTGGCCGGCCTGGCTCAGCTGGCGGTATTGCGCCTCCTGCGCTACCGCCTGGGCCTCGACCGAGTGCGGGTGGCCATCTCGGGCGCCGCGCCAATCGCGCCGGAGGTCCTGGCGTACTTCCGGGCCATCGGCGTCGACGTGCGCGAGGGCTTCGGCCTTACCGAGTCCACGGGGCTCATCTGCATCCACCGCAGCGGCGGTCGCCTCGGCACCGTGGGCTTCCCGTTCCCTGGCGTCGAGGTGAAGCTGGCGGACGACGGTGAGATCTTGAGCCGCAGCCCAGGCAACTTCCTCGGTTACCACAAGGACCCGGCCGCGACGGCCGAGGCGCTCGAGGGCGGCTGGCTGCACACGGGCGACGTCGGCGAGCTCGACCCCGACGGGCAGTTGCGGATCACCGACCGCAAGAAGGACATCCTCATCACGGCGGGCGGCAAGAACATCGCGCCGCAGAAGATCGAGAACCAACTCAAGTCGAGCCCCTACATCAACGACGCCGTCGTGATAGGCGACCGCCGCAAGTACCTGACGGCCCTCCTGGTGCTCGACGAGGACAACGTGACGCACTGGGCCATGGAGCGGCAGCTCGCCTACTCGACCTACACCGACCTGGCGGCCAACCCCGAGGTGCGCGAGCTCATCGAGGCCGAGGTCGAGCGCGTCAACGCCACGCTGGCCCGGGTCGAGACGGTGAAGAAGTTCGCCATCCTGCCCAAGCGGCTCTACCACGAGGACGGCGAGGTAACGGCCACGCTGAAGGTCAAGCGTTCCAGCATCGCCAACAAGTACCGCTACCTGATCGAGGAGATGTATGCCTGA
- a CDS encoding branched-chain amino acid ABC transporter permease has product MLFRERYENDLWLIRGSQAWVMAGLAGAVLVALPLLVKGYLIYNMTLFFVYALVALSLAVLVGLTGQVSLGHAGFLAAGAYVTTVLTQHGLPFVLAVLAAVVVSALLGVVIGVPSLRLEGPYLAIATLGFGLAIQQILNNWALVGASTGTLVDRPKLLGIDFYGDRAYYWLVLGVVGLVTWMLLNLERSHVGRAFRATRDADLAAQMSGVGLARYKTLAFIISAGVAGLAGALYGPLVGYITPESFNLMLSIKFLLMIIVGGLGFLPGALLGAGFITGLDLYLSTFRAWSQLVFGLVVIAIMMLEPAGLYGRWLKIKRFWKSWPL; this is encoded by the coding sequence GTGCTGTTCCGTGAGCGGTACGAGAACGACCTCTGGTTGATCCGCGGGTCGCAGGCGTGGGTGATGGCCGGCCTCGCCGGCGCGGTGCTCGTCGCCCTTCCGCTGTTGGTGAAGGGCTACCTCATCTACAACATGACCCTCTTCTTCGTGTACGCGCTGGTGGCCCTGTCGCTGGCGGTGCTGGTCGGGCTGACGGGCCAGGTGTCGCTCGGGCACGCGGGCTTCCTCGCGGCCGGCGCCTACGTCACCACCGTCCTCACTCAGCACGGCCTGCCCTTCGTGTTGGCGGTGCTGGCGGCCGTGGTCGTGTCGGCGCTCCTCGGCGTGGTCATCGGGGTGCCGTCGCTGCGGCTCGAAGGGCCGTACCTGGCCATCGCGACGCTCGGGTTCGGCCTCGCCATCCAGCAGATCCTCAACAACTGGGCGCTGGTCGGCGCCTCGACCGGCACGCTCGTCGACAGGCCCAAGCTGCTCGGCATCGACTTCTACGGCGACAGGGCGTACTACTGGCTCGTGCTGGGCGTGGTCGGCCTGGTCACCTGGATGCTCCTGAACCTCGAGCGCTCGCACGTCGGCCGCGCGTTCCGGGCCACCCGCGACGCCGACCTGGCCGCGCAGATGAGTGGCGTCGGGTTGGCGCGCTACAAGACGCTGGCGTTCATCATCTCCGCCGGTGTGGCCGGCCTAGCCGGCGCGCTCTACGGGCCGCTGGTGGGTTACATCACGCCCGAGAGCTTCAACCTGATGCTCTCCATCAAGTTCCTCCTGATGATCATCGTCGGCGGGCTCGGCTTCCTGCCCGGCGCCCTCCTCGGCGCTGGCTTCATCACGGGACTCGACCTGTACCTCTCGACCTTCCGCGCCTGGTCGCAGCTCGTGTTCGGGCTGGTCGTCATCGCCATCATGATGCTGGAGCCCGCCGGGCTGTACGGCCGGTGGCTCAAGATCAAGCGCTTCTGGAAGTCGTGGCCGCTGTGA
- a CDS encoding branched-chain amino acid ABC transporter permease — translation MTGLEHFLQALVSGASVGSVYALVALGLVLLYRTTRILNFAHGDLGVVGTFVAYTLLTQLRVPFGVSFLLALVAAAAIGILVYLLLVRPAKNQSELGLLILTLGLALALGGLDALLFGTDNKLVPTLVADKILRLGGVPVSLVSLVTALFGVVLMVALWALLTYTKLGVAMRAVAQREDVAEAMGLPVRTVLMATWAAAAVLATAAALLFAPTTLLNPTMMLDPLSKGFVAAVIGGMNSLPGAVLGGYLLGVLELLVGVYLSLEFKASFAFLVVVLVLVLKPHGLLGRADVKRV, via the coding sequence GTGACGGGGCTCGAGCACTTCCTCCAGGCCCTCGTCAGCGGCGCCAGCGTCGGTAGCGTCTACGCCCTCGTGGCCCTTGGCCTCGTCCTCCTCTACCGCACGACGCGCATCCTCAACTTCGCGCACGGCGACCTCGGCGTCGTGGGCACCTTCGTCGCCTACACGCTCCTGACGCAGCTGCGCGTGCCGTTCGGAGTGTCGTTCCTCCTGGCGCTCGTTGCAGCCGCCGCCATCGGCATCCTCGTCTACCTGCTGCTCGTGCGGCCCGCGAAGAACCAGAGCGAGCTCGGGCTCCTCATCCTCACGTTGGGGTTGGCGTTGGCGTTGGGCGGACTCGACGCGCTGCTGTTCGGGACCGACAACAAGCTAGTGCCCACGCTCGTCGCCGACAAGATCCTCAGGCTCGGCGGGGTGCCGGTGAGCCTCGTCTCGCTCGTCACGGCGCTCTTCGGAGTGGTGCTGATGGTGGCGTTGTGGGCGCTACTCACCTACACGAAGCTCGGCGTGGCCATGCGCGCCGTGGCGCAGCGCGAGGACGTGGCCGAGGCGATGGGGTTGCCGGTGCGTACCGTCCTGATGGCCACCTGGGCCGCGGCGGCCGTCCTCGCGACGGCGGCGGCCCTCCTGTTCGCGCCCACCACCCTCCTCAACCCCACCATGATGCTCGACCCGCTCAGCAAGGGGTTCGTGGCCGCCGTGATAGGCGGCATGAACTCGCTGCCCGGCGCGGTGTTGGGTGGCTACCTGCTCGGCGTGCTCGAGCTGCTCGTCGGAGTGTACCTGTCGCTGGAGTTCAAGGCCTCCTTCGCCTTCCTGGTCGTGGTGTTGGTGCTCGTCCTGAAGCCTCACGGGCTCCTCGGCCGGGCCGACGTCAAACGCGTCTGA